The Nesterenkonia xinjiangensis genome contains a region encoding:
- a CDS encoding prenyltransferase, whose amino-acid sequence MIAEMLRSSRPLSWINTAYPFAAAWLLGGGEAGVVLLVGVVFFLVPYNLALYGINDVFDHASDLANPRKGGAEGALLTPRLHRPMLLASALVVLPFVLVLVMWGSPVSWLVLGISLLALVAYSAPPLRTKEIPVLDSFTSSLHFVTPAAYGLALVGAELDLVVVCALGAFLLWGMASHAFGAVQDIGPDRAAGISSIATALGARRTVRFALTMWAAAGVLVLGTGWPGALAGLLVLPYLAAALPYRHLTDEEASQAHRGWRHFLWINYAAGAALTILLILAV is encoded by the coding sequence ATGATCGCTGAGATGCTGCGCTCCTCCCGCCCGCTGAGCTGGATCAACACCGCCTACCCCTTCGCCGCGGCCTGGCTGCTCGGCGGGGGAGAGGCCGGCGTCGTCCTTCTCGTCGGCGTCGTCTTCTTCCTGGTCCCCTACAACCTGGCGCTCTACGGCATCAACGACGTCTTCGACCACGCCTCCGACCTCGCCAATCCGCGCAAGGGCGGAGCCGAGGGGGCACTGCTGACCCCGCGCCTGCACCGGCCCATGCTGCTGGCCAGCGCGCTGGTCGTGCTGCCGTTCGTCCTCGTGCTGGTCATGTGGGGGTCTCCGGTCTCCTGGCTGGTGCTGGGGATCAGTCTCCTCGCCCTGGTGGCCTATTCCGCGCCGCCGCTGCGCACCAAGGAGATCCCGGTGCTGGACTCCTTCACCTCGAGCCTGCATTTCGTCACCCCGGCCGCCTACGGCCTGGCTCTGGTGGGCGCTGAGCTCGACCTGGTCGTCGTGTGCGCCCTGGGCGCGTTCCTGCTCTGGGGCATGGCCAGCCACGCCTTCGGCGCCGTGCAGGACATCGGCCCGGACCGGGCGGCGGGGATCAGCTCCATCGCCACCGCGCTCGGTGCGCGCAGGACGGTCAGGTTCGCCCTGACGATGTGGGCCGCAGCCGGGGTGCTCGTGCTCGGCACCGGATGGCCCGGTGCGCTGGCCGGACTGCTCGTGCTGCCCTACCTGGCCGCCGCGCTGCCGTACCGTCACCTCACCGACGAGGAGGCGTCCCAGGCGCACCGGGGCTGGCGGCACTTCCTCTGGATCAACTACGCGGCGGGCGCTGCGCTGACGATCCTGCTCATCCTCGCGGTGTGA
- a CDS encoding pyrimidine dimer DNA glycosylase/endonuclease V has translation MRLWSLHPSTLDRQGLIACWREALLAQAVLLGRTRGYTRHPQLERFRAHPHPTAAIGDYLAAMHEEALRRGYRFDAGRIAVPPAGDEASEGPGAVARIDVTLGQLDFEWAHLQAKLARRSPELVSPGWSDSSGSPGSPTQTVPIHPLFRGVPGEIEPWERP, from the coding sequence ATGCGTCTCTGGTCCCTTCACCCCTCCACGCTGGACCGCCAGGGTCTGATCGCCTGCTGGCGTGAGGCCCTGCTGGCGCAGGCCGTGCTCCTGGGGCGCACCCGGGGGTATACGCGCCATCCCCAGCTCGAACGATTCCGCGCGCATCCGCACCCGACGGCGGCGATCGGAGATTACCTCGCCGCGATGCACGAGGAGGCCCTCAGGCGTGGGTACCGGTTCGACGCCGGTCGGATCGCGGTGCCGCCCGCCGGGGACGAAGCGAGCGAGGGGCCGGGCGCGGTCGCGCGGATCGACGTCACCCTCGGTCAGCTGGACTTCGAATGGGCCCATCTGCAGGCCAAGCTGGCTCGGCGCTCGCCGGAGTTGGTGTCCCCGGGGTGGTCGGACTCATCGGGCTCTCCTGGCTCACCGACGCAGACCGTGCCGATCCACCCGCTGTTCCGCGGGGTGCCCGGTGAGATCGAGCCCTGGGAGCGGCCCTGA
- a CDS encoding MarR family winged helix-turn-helix transcriptional regulator encodes MTTKRPSPEPGEPFSLLDPRVMDPEGEIVSHESLDEADLDQVVRVMEALRRWRATERRMSEASRRYMKLGETDMRALRYIIAAQRNAQLATPSDLARHLGVSTASVTKLLDRLAAQDHIRRLPHPADRRSTAIEVTEETHRTARESIGRSHAGRFHAAADLTVEEREVVIRFLDALSATEPPPQP; translated from the coding sequence ATGACCACGAAGCGTCCGTCCCCCGAACCGGGCGAGCCATTCTCCCTGCTCGATCCCCGCGTCATGGACCCCGAGGGGGAGATCGTCTCGCACGAATCCCTCGACGAGGCCGATCTGGACCAGGTCGTCCGTGTGATGGAAGCACTTCGACGCTGGCGCGCCACCGAACGCAGGATGAGTGAGGCCTCGCGCAGGTACATGAAACTGGGCGAGACCGACATGCGGGCGCTGCGCTACATCATCGCCGCCCAGCGCAACGCCCAGCTGGCCACGCCCAGCGACCTGGCCAGGCATCTCGGGGTCTCCACCGCCTCGGTGACCAAGCTCCTGGACCGTCTGGCCGCACAGGACCACATCCGCAGGCTCCCCCATCCCGCGGATCGCCGCAGCACGGCCATCGAGGTCACCGAGGAGACTCATCGCACCGCCAGGGAGTCCATCGGGCGCTCCCACGCAGGCCGGTTCCATGCCGCCGCCGATCTCACCGTTGAGGAGCGCGAAGTGGTCATCAGGTTCCTGGACGCTCTCTCGGCGACCGAGCCTCCGCCTCAGCCGTGA
- the idi gene encoding isopentenyl-diphosphate Delta-isomerase, with amino-acid sequence MMDVTAGHVVLLDESGEPCGSAQKSQVHTADTPLHLGFSCHLITAHGQVLVTRRALTKRTWPGVWTNSFCGHPQPEETMEEAVRRHARHELGMELDTVESALPEFRYRATDASGVVENEICPVFIAKVTAEPDPRPHPDEVAELVWVRPEQLRAAVEATPWAFSPWLVLQVPQMALYRQAPAASDVEEPAP; translated from the coding sequence ATGATGGATGTCACCGCAGGACACGTCGTGCTGCTCGACGAGAGCGGGGAGCCTTGCGGCAGTGCGCAGAAGAGCCAGGTGCACACCGCGGACACTCCGCTGCATCTGGGATTCTCCTGTCACCTCATCACTGCTCACGGCCAGGTGCTCGTCACTCGACGTGCACTCACCAAACGTACCTGGCCCGGCGTCTGGACGAACTCTTTCTGCGGCCACCCGCAGCCGGAGGAGACCATGGAGGAGGCGGTGCGCCGTCATGCCCGCCACGAACTGGGGATGGAGCTCGACACCGTCGAGAGCGCCCTCCCGGAGTTCCGCTACCGCGCCACGGATGCCTCGGGCGTGGTGGAGAATGAGATCTGCCCGGTCTTCATCGCCAAGGTGACGGCCGAGCCCGACCCCCGGCCGCATCCGGATGAGGTCGCCGAGCTGGTCTGGGTGCGTCCGGAGCAGCTCCGGGCTGCCGTCGAGGCCACTCCCTGGGCGTTCTCGCCCTGGCTGGTGCTCCAGGTCCCGCAGATGGCTCTCTACCGGCAGGCACCTGCGGCCAGCGACGTCGAAGAGCCGGCCCCATGA
- a CDS encoding DUF4333 domain-containing protein, translating to MQTTRIAAMIPMLGVAALALTACSSEVEPDELTAEVERTLTSEFGVELDAVDCPDPLPAEEGSEVRCTLTYEGEDYGATVTSQGEEDDQINFLIEVDEEPTD from the coding sequence ATGCAGACCACCCGAATCGCCGCCATGATCCCGATGCTGGGCGTGGCAGCCCTGGCACTGACCGCCTGCAGCTCGGAGGTCGAACCTGATGAGCTCACCGCGGAGGTGGAGCGCACTCTCACCAGCGAGTTCGGGGTGGAGCTCGACGCAGTCGACTGCCCCGATCCCCTCCCGGCCGAGGAGGGCTCTGAGGTGCGCTGCACCCTGACCTATGAGGGTGAGGACTACGGTGCCACCGTGACCTCCCAAGGCGAGGAGGACGACCAGATCAACTTCCTCATCGAGGTTGACGAGGAGCCGACGGACTGA
- a CDS encoding ferrochelatase, whose translation MPDPTRDPALTPHAHTTSSAQVPHATEASASGAPYVLTAQEYDAVLLAGFGGPEGQEDVLPFLRNVTRGRGIPDERLEEVATHYRHFGGVSPINEHNRQLREAIEAEMRSRGMELPIYWGNRNWAPYLEDVVQEAAAAGHTRLLAVATSAYSSYSSCRQYREDFARAVLDTGLAGVVRIDKVRQFFDVPGFVQPFAEGVAEALRGFAGQGFAAEEIRVLFATHSIPTADAERSGPQELGLGEGGAYAAQHLAVGEQIMGRLRAEDVAGDGTGWELVYQSRSGPPSQPWLEPDVCDRIAELPGEGVKAVAVVPLGFLSDHMEVLWDLDEEAMEAAEEAGLRAVRTPTPGVHQAFVSSLVDLVQERMEAVPVSERPHLTELGPWYDVCRPGCCENVRRGFSPVAAGVVP comes from the coding sequence ATGCCTGACCCGACCAGAGACCCCGCGCTGACGCCCCATGCGCACACCACCTCCTCCGCCCAGGTTCCGCACGCCACCGAAGCCTCCGCCTCAGGGGCCCCTTATGTCCTCACCGCGCAGGAGTACGACGCCGTCCTGCTGGCCGGCTTCGGCGGACCGGAAGGCCAGGAGGACGTCCTGCCCTTCCTGCGCAATGTCACCCGTGGACGAGGGATCCCTGATGAACGGCTGGAGGAGGTGGCCACCCACTACCGACACTTCGGCGGGGTCAGTCCCATCAACGAGCACAACCGGCAGCTGCGCGAGGCCATCGAGGCGGAGATGCGCAGCCGCGGAATGGAACTGCCGATCTACTGGGGCAACCGGAACTGGGCTCCCTACCTCGAGGACGTGGTCCAGGAGGCCGCCGCGGCCGGTCACACCCGCCTGCTGGCGGTGGCGACCAGCGCCTACAGCTCTTACTCCAGCTGCCGGCAGTACCGGGAGGACTTCGCCCGGGCAGTGCTGGACACCGGACTGGCCGGTGTCGTGAGGATCGACAAGGTCCGGCAGTTCTTCGACGTTCCCGGCTTCGTCCAGCCCTTCGCCGAAGGCGTCGCCGAGGCGCTGCGCGGATTCGCGGGGCAGGGCTTCGCCGCTGAGGAGATCCGGGTGCTGTTCGCCACCCATTCCATCCCCACCGCCGACGCCGAACGTTCAGGTCCGCAGGAGCTCGGGCTGGGGGAGGGCGGGGCCTACGCCGCCCAGCACCTGGCCGTGGGCGAGCAGATCATGGGACGGCTGCGAGCTGAGGACGTCGCCGGCGACGGCACCGGCTGGGAGCTGGTCTACCAGTCCCGATCAGGTCCGCCCTCACAGCCGTGGCTCGAGCCGGATGTGTGTGACCGCATCGCTGAACTTCCCGGGGAGGGGGTGAAGGCGGTCGCCGTCGTCCCGCTCGGGTTCCTCAGCGACCACATGGAAGTGCTCTGGGATCTGGACGAGGAGGCCATGGAGGCCGCCGAGGAGGCTGGTCTGCGCGCCGTGCGGACCCCCACCCCAGGCGTGCACCAGGCGTTCGTGTCCAGTCTGGTGGACCTGGTCCAGGAGCGCATGGAGGCGGTGCCGGTCTCCGAGCGCCCGCATCTGACCGAGCTGGGCCCCTGGTACGACGTCTGCCGGCCCGGGTGCTGCGAGAACGTGCGGCGCGGATTCAGCCCTGTGGCCGCCGGGGTGGTGCCCTGA
- a CDS encoding lycopene cyclase domain-containing protein — protein MPEELLSLLYLAALLISGGSLLLVDWRFEVFLFREPLRAGAVLVLGLVFFLAWDLAGISLGIFLHGPGPYMTGIMLAPELPLEELFFLLFLCHLSMVLILGAQRLMSGGVRR, from the coding sequence ATGCCTGAGGAGCTGTTGAGCCTGCTCTACCTCGCAGCCCTGCTGATCTCCGGGGGCTCCCTGCTGCTGGTGGACTGGCGCTTCGAGGTGTTCCTGTTCCGTGAGCCGCTGCGGGCCGGCGCCGTCCTGGTGCTCGGGCTGGTGTTCTTCCTGGCGTGGGACCTCGCCGGGATCTCCCTAGGCATCTTCCTCCACGGCCCCGGCCCCTACATGACCGGGATCATGCTCGCCCCCGAACTTCCCCTGGAGGAGCTGTTCTTCCTGCTGTTCCTGTGCCACCTGTCCATGGTGCTGATCCTGGGTGCCCAGCGCCTGATGAGCGGAGGTGTCCGCCGGTGA
- a CDS encoding GNAT family N-acetyltransferase yields MDTTVGPLGLTFREARREDLPRIVELIRDDAVAAARTGELAETHSRGFEAIEASPNDELVVAERDGVVVAVMQLTYIPGISRNGATRLHIEAVRVAAELRGGGIGRRLMEHAEERGQARGCGLAQLTSDAARPDAHRFYEGLGYAASHVGFKKPLAHGPG; encoded by the coding sequence ATGGACACCACCGTCGGACCTCTGGGCCTGACCTTCCGCGAGGCCCGCCGTGAGGACCTCCCGCGGATCGTCGAGCTGATCCGCGACGACGCCGTCGCCGCGGCCCGCACCGGAGAGCTCGCCGAGACCCATTCCCGGGGATTCGAAGCCATCGAAGCCAGCCCGAACGATGAGCTGGTGGTCGCCGAGCGGGACGGCGTCGTGGTCGCAGTGATGCAGCTGACCTACATCCCCGGCATCTCGCGCAACGGGGCGACGCGGCTGCACATCGAGGCCGTTCGGGTGGCCGCCGAGCTGCGCGGCGGCGGGATCGGACGCCGCCTGATGGAGCATGCGGAGGAACGTGGCCAGGCACGGGGCTGCGGGCTCGCCCAGCTCACCTCCGACGCCGCTCGGCCCGATGCCCATCGGTTCTACGAGGGGCTGGGCTATGCGGCATCTCATGTGGGGTTCAAGAAGCCTCTTGCGCACGGCCCCGGGTGA
- a CDS encoding phytoene/squalene synthase family protein, whose protein sequence is MTHGAHRSPLSLYTHTAQCASSRVIREYSTSFGIAAALLPGRTRTGIRSIYALVRVADEIVDGTAEEAGLGSQARRDALDALETEALAALHTGFSTNLIVHAFAMTGRAAGIEDALVEAFFRSMRRDLEPVHSLSEEQYRSYVHGSAEVVGLMCLRVFLQDHAVSEERRTQLESGAERLGAAFQKINFLRDLGEDAQLLGRSYFPGTVPGELGEARKAEILADIDADLTAARRAIAMLPRGPRRATALAAGLFEELASRLRRMSAAELHGRRVSVPRHVKARILLSAMAAASPGSAG, encoded by the coding sequence ATGACCCACGGCGCGCACCGCTCTCCGCTGAGCCTGTACACGCACACGGCACAGTGTGCCTCCTCGCGGGTCATCCGTGAGTACTCCACGTCATTCGGGATCGCCGCCGCGCTTCTGCCGGGGCGCACCCGCACCGGCATCCGCAGCATCTATGCCCTGGTGCGCGTCGCCGATGAGATCGTCGACGGCACGGCCGAAGAGGCCGGGCTGGGGTCCCAGGCTCGGCGAGACGCGCTGGATGCGCTGGAGACTGAGGCCCTCGCCGCCCTGCACACCGGGTTCAGCACCAACCTCATCGTCCATGCCTTCGCCATGACCGGACGTGCCGCCGGCATCGAGGATGCGCTCGTGGAGGCGTTCTTCCGTTCCATGCGCCGGGATCTGGAGCCGGTGCACTCGCTCAGCGAGGAGCAGTACCGCAGCTATGTGCATGGCTCCGCCGAGGTGGTCGGGCTGATGTGCCTGCGGGTATTCCTGCAGGATCACGCGGTCTCGGAGGAGCGGCGCACGCAGCTGGAGTCCGGTGCAGAGCGCCTGGGCGCCGCGTTCCAGAAGATCAATTTCCTGCGTGATCTGGGCGAGGACGCCCAGCTGCTCGGCCGGTCCTACTTCCCCGGCACCGTCCCCGGGGAGCTGGGAGAGGCGCGCAAGGCCGAGATCCTCGCCGACATCGACGCCGACCTGACGGCGGCACGGCGCGCGATCGCGATGCTGCCACGGGGGCCTCGGCGGGCGACCGCGCTCGCCGCAGGGCTCTTCGAGGAGCTCGCCTCCCGGCTGCGCCGCATGTCCGCCGCCGAGCTGCACGGCCGTCGGGTCTCTGTGCCCCGTCACGTCAAGGCCCGCATCCTCCTCTCCGCGATGGCGGCGGCCTCACCGGGGTCCGCCGGATGA
- the crtI gene encoding phytoene desaturase family protein codes for MSRRARPGRRYPRTAVVIGGGFSGLATAALLAQDGLEVTVLEARDALGGRAGEWRHRGFRFETGPSWYLMPEVFDRFFARFGTSAAAELDLLRLDPAYRVFFEGDDTAFDLPADDALQALQARESSPGPLEAYLDSAAETYRLATERLLYSTFSSPRDFLDPTLLRRLPRLLRLLGEPLEGFIARHAQDEKVRKILGYPAVFLGTSPSAAPSLYHLMSHLDITQSVLYPKGGFRAVVDAVARVAQGQGARLRTGCRVRHITASAGRATGVHVTTADGGREFLPADVVVSSADMHVTETQLLQPEHRSRSARAWRRRDPGPGAVLALLGVEGELPELAHHSLLFTEDWQRGFDEIAGRRPAGGPPRSLYVCRPSATDDVAPAGHENLFVLIPTAADVSLGAGGVDGSGDSGVERIVDESIEQIAAWAGVEDLASRIVVRRSIGPADFARDFGAWRGGALGPAHTLRQSAFLRGPVRSPKLGGLYYAGATTMPGIGVPMCLISAELVRTAMRADVGGVRSTDGSDGTSGAVAHA; via the coding sequence ATGAGCCGACGGGCACGTCCAGGACGGCGCTACCCGCGCACCGCCGTGGTGATCGGCGGCGGATTCTCCGGGCTGGCCACTGCTGCGCTGCTGGCCCAGGACGGGCTCGAGGTCACGGTGCTCGAGGCCCGGGACGCCCTCGGCGGCCGCGCCGGGGAGTGGCGGCACCGCGGGTTCCGCTTCGAGACCGGTCCCTCCTGGTACCTGATGCCGGAGGTCTTCGACCGCTTCTTCGCGCGCTTCGGGACCTCCGCAGCCGCTGAGCTGGACCTGCTCCGACTCGACCCCGCCTATCGGGTCTTCTTCGAGGGAGACGACACCGCCTTCGACCTTCCCGCCGACGATGCGCTCCAGGCGCTGCAGGCCCGCGAATCCTCCCCGGGCCCGCTCGAGGCCTACCTCGACTCCGCCGCCGAGACCTATCGGCTGGCCACAGAGCGTCTGCTCTACTCCACATTCTCCTCACCGAGGGACTTCCTGGACCCGACGCTCCTGCGCCGGCTGCCCCGTCTGCTGCGGCTGCTCGGCGAACCGTTGGAGGGGTTCATCGCCCGGCACGCCCAGGACGAGAAGGTGCGCAAGATTCTCGGCTACCCGGCGGTCTTCCTGGGCACCTCCCCGTCGGCGGCGCCGAGCCTCTATCACCTGATGAGCCACCTCGACATCACCCAGTCGGTCCTGTACCCGAAGGGTGGGTTCAGAGCGGTGGTCGACGCCGTGGCGCGCGTCGCCCAGGGCCAGGGGGCGCGGCTGCGCACCGGCTGCCGCGTGCGACACATCACCGCGTCCGCGGGCCGCGCCACCGGTGTGCACGTCACCACCGCCGACGGCGGCCGGGAGTTCCTGCCCGCCGACGTCGTAGTCTCCAGCGCGGACATGCACGTCACGGAGACCCAGCTGCTCCAGCCGGAACACCGGAGCCGGTCGGCACGGGCGTGGCGCCGCCGGGACCCCGGCCCCGGCGCGGTGCTCGCACTGCTCGGAGTGGAGGGCGAGCTGCCTGAGCTGGCGCACCATTCGCTGCTGTTCACCGAGGACTGGCAGCGTGGATTCGACGAGATCGCCGGACGGCGACCTGCCGGCGGGCCACCGCGGTCCCTGTACGTGTGCCGGCCCAGCGCCACCGATGACGTGGCTCCGGCGGGCCATGAGAACCTCTTCGTGCTGATCCCCACTGCTGCCGACGTCTCCCTGGGGGCCGGGGGAGTCGACGGCTCCGGAGACTCCGGTGTGGAGCGCATCGTCGACGAGTCCATCGAGCAGATCGCCGCATGGGCCGGCGTCGAGGACCTCGCCTCACGGATCGTGGTCCGTCGCAGCATCGGCCCGGCGGACTTCGCCCGAGACTTCGGAGCCTGGCGCGGCGGAGCTCTCGGGCCGGCGCACACGTTGCGCCAGAGCGCCTTCCTGCGGGGCCCGGTCCGCTCGCCGAAGCTCGGGGGGCTCTACTACGCAGGAGCCACCACGATGCCCGGCATCGGGGTCCCGATGTGCCTGATCAGTGCCGAGCTGGTGCGCACCGCGATGCGTGCCGACGTCGGCGGAGTGCGGAGCACCGACGGCTCCGACGGCACCTCCGGGGCGGTGGCCCATGCCTGA
- a CDS encoding SDR family oxidoreductase, whose protein sequence is MALIAVTGATGYIGGRLVPQLLSRGHEVRVLTRRADSLRDVPWRKDVEVLEGDLTDIAAARELCKDAEVVYFLVHSMTGGGDFAATDKRCAEAVGQAAADHGVRSIVYLSGLHPQGELSPHLRSRVEVGEILEASGVPTLTLQAGLVIGSGSASFEMIRHLTDVLPVMPSPRWVLNQIQPIAVRDALHYLVGAAEEDLPGSIRCDIGGPDVHSYAQLMKIYARTAELREPRVLPLPVLTPWLAAQWVNLVTPIPRSLAIPLVESLQHDCVVKDRRIDELIAPPKEGLTAYPEAVALALEKMSADRVETTWAASHALDLPSEPLPSDPDWSGRTVLRDERHARTPASPEAVFAVIQGIGGEKGYFSLSKAWRLRGLLDKIVGGVGLGRGRRSQESLQLGEAVDWWRVETLEPGRLLRLRAEMKVPGQAWLEFTVEPDDDGGSRYTQRAIFFPSGLGGRLYWLALTPFHAVIFRKMAARLTAEAEARSPRERPGT, encoded by the coding sequence ATGGCACTGATCGCCGTCACCGGCGCCACCGGATACATCGGTGGCCGGCTCGTCCCGCAGCTCCTCTCCCGCGGCCATGAGGTGCGCGTGCTGACCCGCCGCGCGGACTCCCTGCGCGATGTCCCCTGGCGGAAGGACGTGGAGGTCCTCGAAGGCGACCTGACCGACATCGCGGCCGCCCGTGAGCTCTGCAAGGACGCCGAGGTCGTCTATTTCCTGGTCCATTCGATGACCGGAGGCGGTGACTTCGCCGCCACGGACAAGCGCTGTGCGGAGGCCGTGGGGCAGGCGGCGGCGGATCATGGGGTGCGCAGCATCGTCTACCTCTCCGGACTGCACCCGCAGGGCGAGCTGAGCCCGCATCTGCGTTCTCGGGTGGAGGTCGGCGAGATCCTGGAGGCCAGCGGGGTCCCCACGCTGACCCTGCAGGCCGGACTGGTCATCGGCTCCGGCTCGGCGAGCTTCGAGATGATCCGCCATCTCACCGATGTCCTGCCGGTGATGCCCTCGCCACGCTGGGTGCTCAATCAGATCCAGCCCATCGCGGTGCGGGACGCGCTGCACTACCTGGTCGGCGCCGCCGAGGAGGACCTGCCGGGCAGCATCCGCTGTGACATCGGCGGACCAGACGTCCACTCCTACGCCCAGCTGATGAAGATCTACGCGCGCACCGCCGAGCTGCGTGAGCCCCGGGTGCTGCCGCTGCCGGTGCTGACACCCTGGCTGGCCGCCCAGTGGGTCAACCTCGTGACCCCGATTCCGCGGTCCTTGGCCATCCCGCTGGTCGAGTCCCTGCAGCATGACTGCGTGGTCAAGGATCGCCGTATCGACGAGCTCATCGCCCCGCCGAAGGAAGGGCTCACCGCCTATCCGGAGGCTGTGGCCCTGGCCCTGGAGAAGATGTCCGCAGACCGGGTCGAGACCACCTGGGCGGCCTCCCATGCGCTGGACCTCCCCTCGGAGCCGCTGCCGTCGGACCCGGACTGGTCGGGCCGCACGGTGCTGCGCGATGAGCGTCATGCGCGGACGCCGGCCAGTCCGGAGGCTGTCTTCGCGGTGATCCAGGGCATCGGCGGGGAGAAGGGCTACTTCTCCCTGTCGAAGGCATGGCGGCTGCGCGGCCTGCTGGACAAGATCGTGGGCGGGGTCGGGCTGGGACGCGGGCGGAGGAGCCAGGAGTCGCTGCAGCTCGGTGAGGCGGTGGACTGGTGGCGCGTGGAGACCTTGGAGCCCGGACGCCTGCTGCGGCTGCGCGCCGAGATGAAGGTGCCCGGGCAGGCCTGGCTGGAGTTCACGGTCGAGCCTGACGACGACGGCGGCTCGCGCTACACCCAGCGGGCCATCTTCTTCCCTTCAGGGCTGGGCGGGCGCCTCTACTGGTTGGCGCTGACGCCGTTCCACGCGGTGATCTTCCGGAAGATGGCGGCCCGTCTCACGGCTGAGGCGGAGGCTCGGTCGCCGAGAGAGCGTCCAGGAACCTGA
- a CDS encoding MFS transporter, translating to MRPSPRLWLILLVATSMLGQFSVNMIRPATTYKVDALGGDAGMVGVVAASYAMIPLVIAMPVGRLIQRMGTLAGLIGGGLCVMAAGAAAIALSPAVWGVVAGSVTLGLGQLVFAIGGQSAVSRAADPAKRDAAFGWFTAGVSAGQMLGPPVAGWIISAPEDVETGIDASILAGGAVALPGALLLFLAMGRMRGTSRRRPGTQPRTTARRDVQRVSTRAILRTPKVGSHIASSAGLLALTDVLVAFLPLLGQRAGLSPSEVGLLLALRGLGSLASRVLLGLLVRRVSREVLLVLSLLLSAVCFAAMPLTTATVVLAGTLMAVGGFFLGLGQPLTMTMVTAAVPEGWSAPALALRLIGNRLGQVVMPAAAGALAGPVGPAAAIWLGAGALLLCGADQLRHLPRGGPDASE from the coding sequence GTGCGTCCTTCCCCTCGTCTGTGGCTGATCCTGCTGGTGGCGACCTCCATGCTGGGTCAGTTCTCGGTCAATATGATCCGCCCGGCCACCACCTACAAGGTGGACGCCCTCGGAGGCGACGCCGGCATGGTGGGCGTGGTGGCGGCCTCCTACGCGATGATCCCTCTGGTGATCGCGATGCCGGTGGGCCGACTCATCCAGCGGATGGGTACCCTGGCGGGTCTGATCGGCGGAGGTCTGTGCGTGATGGCCGCCGGAGCGGCGGCGATCGCACTCTCCCCGGCCGTATGGGGCGTCGTCGCCGGCAGCGTCACCCTGGGCCTGGGACAGCTGGTCTTCGCCATCGGCGGGCAGAGCGCGGTGAGCCGGGCCGCGGATCCGGCGAAGCGGGATGCGGCCTTCGGATGGTTCACTGCCGGAGTGTCCGCCGGCCAGATGCTGGGACCGCCCGTGGCCGGTTGGATCATCAGCGCACCCGAGGACGTGGAGACCGGCATCGACGCCTCCATCCTCGCCGGCGGCGCGGTGGCCCTGCCCGGCGCGCTGCTGCTGTTCCTCGCCATGGGGCGGATGCGCGGAACTTCCCGCAGGAGGCCCGGGACGCAGCCGAGGACGACGGCCCGCCGGGATGTGCAGAGGGTCTCCACTCGGGCGATCCTGCGCACCCCGAAGGTGGGCTCACACATCGCCTCCTCCGCCGGGCTGCTCGCCCTGACCGATGTGCTGGTGGCGTTCCTGCCGCTGCTGGGCCAGCGGGCCGGGCTGAGCCCTTCCGAGGTGGGCCTGTTGCTGGCCCTGCGCGGGTTGGGATCCCTGGCCTCCCGGGTGCTGCTCGGACTGCTGGTGCGCCGGGTGTCCCGGGAGGTGCTGCTCGTGCTCTCCCTGCTGCTCTCCGCCGTCTGCTTCGCGGCCATGCCGTTGACCACCGCGACCGTGGTCCTGGCCGGGACACTGATGGCGGTGGGCGGATTCTTCCTGGGCCTGGGGCAGCCGTTGACGATGACCATGGTCACCGCCGCGGTCCCCGAGGGCTGGAGCGCCCCGGCTCTGGCGCTGCGCCTGATCGGCAACCGGCTCGGCCAGGTGGTCATGCCGGCCGCGGCCGGCGCCCTGGCTGGACCCGTGGGCCCGGCCGCCGCCATCTGGCTCGGCGCCGGCGCGCTGCTCCTCTGCGGAGCCGACCAGCTGCGCCACCTGCCACGGGGCGGGCCCGACGCGTCCGAGTAG
- a CDS encoding lycopene cyclase domain-containing protein, whose protein sequence is MTSTTYLLLCAVFLAIAALVAGIVGAVRARRGGDAPGMVRACAFAAVVLLVLTAVFDNVMIAVGLFTYAEDGISGIRVGLAPIEDFAYPLAAVILLPALWLLLEPLSPRRRTHDR, encoded by the coding sequence GTGACCTCGACGACGTACTTGCTGCTGTGCGCCGTGTTCCTGGCGATCGCCGCGCTGGTCGCCGGAATCGTCGGCGCCGTGCGGGCTCGGCGAGGTGGTGACGCGCCGGGCATGGTGCGGGCATGCGCGTTCGCCGCGGTCGTGCTGCTCGTCCTGACTGCCGTCTTCGACAATGTGATGATCGCCGTCGGGCTCTTCACCTACGCCGAGGACGGGATCTCCGGGATCCGGGTGGGACTGGCACCGATCGAGGACTTCGCCTACCCGCTGGCCGCGGTGATCCTGCTGCCCGCACTGTGGCTGCTGCTCGAGCCGCTCAGCCCCCGCAGGAGGACCCATGATCGCTGA